The Mycolicibacterium flavescens genome has a segment encoding these proteins:
- a CDS encoding type VII secretion integral membrane protein EccD, which translates to MNPAEPSTPALCRVALLVGEDFEIDYSLPAGVALIAVTEDLVARVNEVLRERGRPLLNPEQSYRLCRADAQPLDPQKTLDECGVLDGEQLWLLPAASAETYEPVTEMVSTAIARAANQLLATLTPDMGRKVASWLTAGVVGWACLILVNWWWSIGGTDASYGWIGAASAWTMLVALVAAARGLSKADPSTVAGRERRATGHALSWVALIPAAAAAAMSLPGTPSLWHLAAPLVAVIVGVIVLATIWGRHIVAIAAILTVSAFAFVAAVVAASTWEVRPERVAVIAMIGVVIAVTWATSTAVAASGVPTPLFPSVTNRGVFERLPGQPSDTVSPVGPTGVATAEQVRAWVMRGNNTLTGMMIGLAVVTIVAARYAVVPGQPGGWRYTAFVGAVCVILVLRSRSFVDRYQSVTLMVAGMGAAAVAIGRYAASDSTSLKVAMICVAVTLGLAVLGLLSALVVPFREYTAPMRRFVEMIEYVLLLALLPWALWLLNLYPVIRNAVRHGI; encoded by the coding sequence GTGAACCCCGCCGAGCCGTCCACCCCGGCGCTGTGCCGGGTCGCGCTCCTGGTGGGTGAGGACTTCGAGATCGACTACTCCCTGCCCGCCGGGGTGGCGCTGATCGCGGTCACCGAAGACCTGGTGGCCCGCGTCAACGAGGTTCTGCGCGAACGGGGCCGCCCACTGCTCAATCCCGAGCAGAGCTACCGGTTGTGCCGCGCGGACGCACAACCGCTGGACCCGCAGAAGACGCTGGATGAGTGTGGGGTGCTCGACGGGGAGCAATTGTGGCTGCTGCCGGCGGCCTCGGCCGAGACCTACGAACCGGTGACGGAAATGGTCTCGACCGCCATCGCGCGGGCCGCCAATCAGCTGCTGGCCACCCTGACACCCGACATGGGCCGCAAGGTCGCCAGCTGGCTCACCGCAGGCGTTGTGGGGTGGGCATGCCTCATCCTGGTCAACTGGTGGTGGAGCATCGGCGGCACCGACGCCTCGTACGGCTGGATCGGCGCAGCCTCGGCTTGGACGATGCTGGTGGCGCTCGTCGCGGCAGCCCGCGGACTGTCCAAGGCAGACCCCAGCACTGTGGCCGGCCGTGAGCGCCGCGCAACCGGTCACGCACTGTCCTGGGTCGCGCTCATTCCCGCGGCGGCTGCCGCGGCCATGTCCCTGCCGGGCACCCCGAGCCTGTGGCACCTCGCCGCACCGCTTGTTGCCGTCATCGTCGGGGTCATCGTGCTCGCCACGATCTGGGGCCGCCATATCGTGGCGATCGCCGCGATTCTGACCGTCAGTGCGTTCGCCTTCGTGGCGGCGGTCGTCGCGGCCTCGACGTGGGAGGTCCGTCCAGAACGGGTCGCCGTCATCGCCATGATCGGCGTGGTTATCGCCGTGACGTGGGCGACCAGCACCGCCGTCGCCGCCTCCGGCGTGCCGACACCGCTGTTTCCGTCCGTGACCAATCGCGGCGTCTTCGAGCGGCTGCCCGGCCAGCCCTCCGACACCGTGTCGCCAGTCGGCCCGACCGGAGTGGCCACCGCGGAACAGGTCCGCGCATGGGTGATGCGCGGTAACAACACCTTGACCGGCATGATGATTGGGCTCGCCGTGGTGACCATCGTCGCCGCCCGCTACGCCGTGGTACCTGGCCAGCCCGGCGGATGGCGCTACACCGCCTTCGTGGGAGCGGTCTGTGTGATCCTGGTGCTTCGCTCACGCTCGTTCGTGGACCGCTATCAGTCCGTCACGTTGATGGTTGCCGGTATGGGGGCAGCGGCAGTGGCCATCGGCCGCTACGCCGCCAGCGATTCCACCAGCTTGAAGGTGGCCATGATTTGCGTCGCGGTCACCCTCGGCCTCGCCGTGCTGGGACTGCTCTCGGCGCTTGTGGTGCCCTTCCGCGAATACACCGCCCCGATGCGCCGGTTCGTGGAAATGATCGAGTACGTCTTGTTGCTCGCGCTGCTGCCCTGGGCACTGTGGCTGCTCAATCTGTATCCGGTAATCCGCAACGCAGTCAGGCACGGGATATGA
- a CDS encoding type VII secretion-associated serine protease mycosin has product MSRKPFADRVRTGAGLVGTVALLAATSMGASWAITPPVVPPGPPPPDPAPAPDWPMKQTRACTLTGVVPGSDLRELPPALAMLDMTAAWQESTGAGVVVAVIDTGVAPSPRLPHLVAGGDYVLAQYGDGLSDCDGHGTLVASLIGAAPSGAPLPVRPAGAQVAPPPPAAPAPQPIPPPPPPPTITVTKTTTEPPPPPPPPPAEPPPPPGPPGPPSAWGPSGSVAQAPQRPHPQLPPPTGGPDGLVGIAPDSVILAIRQSSQNFGLKDPRIDQDQEQVRRTGDINTLARAIVHAANLGARVINISLVSCIPVTKPTDQAILGAALRYAAVDRDAVIVAAAGNAGTQGCSQNPPPPTGASGWDEVVTIASPAWFDDYVLAVSATDNFGTPLMGQAASLHGPWVDLAAPGSDIVGLSTSGNVINASIDEDKFKPIIGSSFSAAYVSGVAALVRAKFPQLPAAEVIHRLTATAHAPAGGRDNVIGYGVVDPLAALTWDVPPAPAKAPTPTEAPLHVPPPPPPPDPRPARMLAAQIGAGVVLVGAVLWGTTVWRRKHQR; this is encoded by the coding sequence ATGAGCCGCAAGCCTTTTGCCGACCGGGTGCGTACCGGTGCTGGACTGGTAGGCACGGTTGCGCTGCTCGCCGCCACCAGCATGGGAGCCAGCTGGGCGATCACCCCACCGGTGGTGCCGCCCGGCCCGCCACCGCCAGATCCCGCGCCAGCCCCAGACTGGCCGATGAAGCAGACGCGCGCGTGCACGCTGACCGGTGTCGTCCCCGGCAGCGATCTGCGCGAGCTGCCCCCGGCGCTGGCAATGCTGGATATGACCGCGGCGTGGCAAGAGTCGACCGGTGCCGGGGTCGTCGTCGCCGTCATCGATACCGGGGTGGCGCCCTCTCCGCGCCTGCCGCACCTGGTGGCAGGCGGGGATTACGTGTTGGCGCAGTACGGTGATGGGCTCTCAGATTGTGACGGACACGGGACTTTGGTCGCATCGTTGATCGGCGCAGCACCTTCGGGTGCCCCGCTGCCGGTGCGTCCGGCGGGCGCCCAGGTGGCACCGCCACCGCCCGCAGCCCCGGCGCCACAACCGATTCCACCGCCACCGCCACCGCCCACAATCACCGTTACCAAGACCACCACCGAGCCTCCGCCTCCGCCCCCGCCACCGCCGGCAGAACCTCCGCCGCCGCCGGGGCCGCCCGGGCCACCTTCGGCGTGGGGCCCCAGCGGCAGTGTCGCCCAGGCGCCGCAGCGTCCCCATCCACAGCTGCCGCCCCCGACTGGTGGCCCCGATGGCCTGGTCGGAATCGCCCCGGACTCAGTGATTTTGGCGATCCGACAGAGCTCGCAGAACTTCGGGCTGAAAGATCCCCGCATCGATCAGGACCAAGAACAGGTCCGCAGAACCGGCGACATCAACACGCTGGCGCGTGCGATCGTGCATGCCGCCAACCTCGGCGCACGAGTCATCAACATCTCGCTGGTGTCCTGCATCCCGGTAACCAAGCCCACCGACCAGGCAATCCTAGGCGCGGCACTGCGCTATGCAGCGGTCGACCGCGACGCGGTGATCGTCGCGGCCGCTGGCAACGCGGGCACCCAGGGATGCAGTCAGAATCCGCCACCACCGACCGGCGCATCCGGCTGGGATGAAGTGGTGACCATCGCCTCACCGGCCTGGTTCGACGACTACGTGTTGGCGGTGTCGGCCACCGACAACTTCGGCACACCGCTAATGGGCCAAGCTGCGTCGCTGCACGGGCCGTGGGTAGACCTCGCGGCGCCGGGGTCTGACATCGTGGGCTTGTCGACCTCAGGAAACGTCATCAACGCCTCGATCGACGAGGACAAGTTCAAACCCATCATCGGTTCCTCGTTCTCGGCGGCCTATGTCTCTGGAGTGGCAGCACTGGTGCGGGCCAAGTTCCCGCAGCTGCCCGCGGCCGAAGTCATTCACCGACTCACGGCCACCGCGCACGCACCTGCGGGCGGGCGCGACAACGTGATCGGCTACGGCGTGGTCGACCCGCTCGCTGCACTGACCTGGGACGTGCCGCCAGCTCCGGCCAAAGCACCGACACCCACCGAAGCGCCCTTGCACGTTCCGCCACCCCCACCGCCGCCGGATCCGCGACCGGCACGCATGCTGGCTGCCCAGATTGGGGCTGGCGTGGTGCTGGTTGGCGCGGTGCTGTGGGGGACAACTGTCTGGCGAAGGAAGCATCAACGATGA